A genome region from Bacillaceae bacterium IKA-2 includes the following:
- a CDS encoding anaerobic C4-dicarboxylate transporter: protein MLQFWIQFAILLSCIFVGARMGGIGLGVMGGVGLAVLIFMFGLQPTAPPVDVIFMILAVITAAGTLQASGGMNHLVFWAEKALRKNPKNITFMAPIVTYIFTFFAGTGHVAYSVLPVIAEVAKEAKVRPERPMGIAVIASQQAITASPISAATVTLLALLSPFDITLMQILLITIPATFLGCMIAAFVSSKRGVELENDPIYLDRLEKGLVTIREDKKDYVPTLGGRLSVYLFLFAAFLVVLMGSFKGLRPSWMIDGELVIMSMPYTIQIVMLTITALMIVLCKPVVEEIVSGSVFKAGATAVVAIFGIAWMGSTFFQGNMEFIQGSISDLVMMAPWLFALALFALSILLYSQAATVVSLVPLGITLGISPALLIAMFPAVNGYFFFPNYGTVVAAINFDTTGTTRIGKFVINHSFMIPGLISTISAVIIGVLLSTIVL, encoded by the coding sequence ATGTTACAATTTTGGATCCAGTTTGCAATTCTTTTATCATGTATTTTTGTAGGAGCCCGAATGGGTGGTATCGGTCTTGGTGTAATGGGAGGCGTCGGGCTAGCAGTTTTAATTTTCATGTTTGGTTTGCAGCCAACTGCTCCGCCAGTCGATGTTATCTTCATGATCTTAGCAGTAATAACTGCTGCTGGAACGTTGCAAGCATCAGGAGGAATGAACCATCTTGTGTTTTGGGCTGAGAAAGCACTTCGGAAAAATCCGAAGAACATTACTTTTATGGCACCAATAGTTACCTATATATTTACTTTTTTTGCAGGAACAGGCCATGTTGCTTATTCGGTTTTGCCAGTAATTGCCGAAGTAGCTAAGGAAGCGAAAGTTCGTCCTGAACGGCCAATGGGAATTGCAGTTATTGCTTCACAGCAAGCGATTACAGCAAGCCCGATTTCAGCCGCAACAGTTACGTTACTTGCTCTATTATCGCCGTTCGATATTACCTTAATGCAAATTTTATTAATTACGATACCAGCAACATTTTTAGGATGTATGATAGCGGCCTTTGTTTCTAGCAAGAGGGGCGTAGAATTAGAGAATGATCCAATTTATTTAGATCGTTTAGAAAAAGGTCTTGTCACAATTAGAGAAGATAAAAAAGATTATGTACCGACGCTAGGTGGGAGATTATCAGTTTATCTATTCTTATTTGCTGCTTTCTTAGTTGTCCTGATGGGTTCATTTAAAGGGCTTCGTCCTTCATGGATGATTGATGGCGAGCTAGTTATTATGTCAATGCCATATACAATCCAAATTGTTATGTTAACTATTACAGCTCTAATGATCGTGTTATGTAAGCCAGTAGTAGAAGAAATTGTTAGCGGAAGTGTCTTTAAAGCAGGTGCAACTGCTGTTGTAGCAATTTTTGGAATTGCCTGGATGGGAAGCACTTTCTTTCAAGGAAACATGGAATTTATTCAAGGCTCAATTAGTGATTTAGTGATGATGGCACCATGGTTGTTCGCTCTTGCCTTGTTTGCTCTATCAATCTTACTTTATAGTCAAGCAGCCACAGTTGTCTCACTGGTTCCGCTTGGAATTACCTTAGGTATTTCACCTGCACTATTAATTGCAATGTTTCCAGCTGTAAATGGATATTTCTTTTTCCCGAACTACGGAACAGTTGTTGCTGCAATTAACTTTGATACAACAGGTACAACACGTATTGGTAAATTTGTCATTAACCATAGTTTTATGATACCAGGTCTTATTTCCACAATAAGCGCTGTCATTATTGGAGTGCTTTTGTCAACAATTGTTTTGTAA